A genomic segment from Roseibium algicola encodes:
- the hisG gene encoding ATP phosphoribosyltransferase, giving the protein MSKLIIAIPSKGRLQENTHEFFGRAGLKVVQPGGARNYRGAIKGLPNVEIAFLSASEIARELSDGTVHFGITGLDLVHENIANPESTVHIVTPLGFGPADVVVAVPKAWIDVETMADLSDVASDFRNRHGRRLRVATKYVNLTRSFFAGHGIADYRIVESAGATEGAPAAGSAELIVDITTTGSTLQANNLKILSDGVMLKSQANLVASLNADWSATALGAARAILDRVAAEEAARNVKLVKAVVADRTQALRSVSKVGALQRFSEVDDLHHVSVLCPRDAVADCAQLLIEEGAETVTVETLDYVFSKENRLFSPLKAKVNG; this is encoded by the coding sequence ATGAGCAAACTGATTATCGCCATTCCCTCCAAGGGCCGTCTGCAGGAAAACACGCACGAATTCTTCGGCCGCGCAGGCCTGAAGGTGGTGCAACCCGGCGGTGCGCGGAACTATCGCGGCGCCATCAAGGGTCTGCCGAACGTCGAGATCGCGTTCCTGTCGGCTTCCGAAATCGCGCGGGAACTTTCCGACGGCACGGTCCATTTCGGGATTACGGGTCTGGATCTGGTGCATGAAAACATCGCCAACCCGGAAAGCACCGTTCACATCGTCACGCCGCTTGGCTTTGGTCCGGCGGATGTGGTGGTTGCCGTGCCGAAAGCCTGGATCGACGTTGAAACGATGGCGGATCTTTCCGATGTCGCTTCCGATTTCCGCAATCGCCATGGCCGCCGTCTGCGCGTTGCGACCAAATACGTCAATCTCACGCGCTCGTTCTTCGCCGGTCACGGCATTGCCGACTACCGCATCGTGGAAAGCGCGGGGGCGACCGAAGGCGCACCGGCAGCCGGATCCGCTGAACTCATCGTGGACATCACCACGACCGGCTCGACGCTGCAGGCCAACAACCTGAAAATCCTTTCAGATGGTGTGATGCTGAAAAGCCAGGCCAATCTGGTGGCCTCCCTCAACGCCGACTGGTCCGCCACCGCCCTTGGCGCTGCCCGCGCGATCCTCGACCGCGTGGCCGCGGAAGAAGCAGCGCGCAACGTCAAGCTGGTCAAGGCCGTGGTTGCCGACCGCACACAGGCCCTTCGATCTGTCAGCAAGGTTGGCGCTCTTCAGCGTTTTTCCGAAGTCGACGACCTGCACCACGTCAGCGTCTTGTGCCCCAGGGACGCGGTTGCCGACTGTGCCCAGCTGTTGATCGAAGAAGGCGCGGAAACGGTTACCGTCGAAACGCTCGACTATGTGTTCTCCAAGGAAAACCGCCTGTTTTCGCCGCTGAAGGCGAAGGTGAACGGGTAA
- a CDS encoding DNA-3-methyladenine glycosylase I, with protein MAEQKPAETAKAERDPVTGLLLGEDDRNRCWWHGGLEDYQRYHDTEWGWPVDEDRRLFEKICLEGFQSGLSWLTILRKRDAFRAAFANFEFERVAEFTEADVERCLQDSGIVRHRRKIESTINNARRALELRQEFGTLAAYFWSFEPKPENRPEKLDFATAKTLGKTAESTELSKDLKKRGWSFVGPTTVYAFMQSMGMVNDHLEGCCCRESVEAARTAFKRPVRR; from the coding sequence ATGGCAGAGCAGAAACCGGCGGAAACGGCAAAAGCGGAACGCGATCCGGTAACAGGTCTGCTGCTGGGCGAGGACGACAGGAACCGCTGCTGGTGGCATGGCGGTCTGGAGGACTACCAGCGCTATCACGATACGGAGTGGGGCTGGCCGGTTGACGAGGACAGGCGTCTTTTTGAGAAAATCTGCCTGGAAGGGTTCCAGTCGGGCCTGTCCTGGCTGACCATCCTGCGCAAGCGCGACGCCTTCCGGGCAGCTTTCGCCAATTTCGAATTTGAACGGGTGGCAGAGTTTACCGAGGCGGATGTCGAACGCTGTCTTCAGGACAGCGGCATCGTCCGTCACCGCCGCAAGATCGAATCCACCATCAACAACGCCCGGCGGGCACTGGAGCTGAGGCAGGAGTTCGGCACGCTTGCCGCATACTTCTGGTCATTCGAGCCGAAACCGGAAAACCGGCCTGAGAAGCTGGACTTCGCCACGGCAAAGACCCTGGGCAAGACGGCCGAAAGCACCGAACTCTCCAAGGATCTCAAGAAACGCGGCTGGAGCTTTGTCGGCCCGACCACCGTCTATGCCTTCATGCAATCCATGGGCATGGTCAACGACCACCTGGAAGGCTGCTGCTGCCGGGAAAGCGTTGAAGCCGCACGCACGGCATTCAAGCGTCCTGTGAGGCGCTGA
- a CDS encoding protein phosphatase CheZ, with protein sequence MAAVKRSFRAESLIRMNSGANENPAYAEERRHQEVLAEIASLKSMLKSGPDQQAPLDPEAMSAKFMAEFRKELSEAAKLKVELDAIYEAIAQTKREIATLHHTTGSKGEEMTRVTNELDAVVIGTEGATETILSSAEFIDETANTLSARLGKEDAELANDIQDKVIQIFEACNFQDLTGQRITKVVSTLRFVEDRIMQMMDIWGGIETFKDIEVEQRDLKEGDAALLNGPALESDIDVATQDDIDALFA encoded by the coding sequence ATGGCCGCGGTGAAAAGATCCTTTCGAGCGGAAAGCTTGATACGCATGAATTCCGGGGCGAACGAGAACCCCGCCTATGCCGAAGAACGTCGTCACCAGGAAGTCTTGGCAGAGATCGCCAGCCTCAAATCCATGCTGAAAAGCGGACCGGACCAACAGGCACCGCTTGATCCGGAAGCCATGAGCGCAAAGTTCATGGCCGAATTCCGCAAGGAACTGTCCGAGGCCGCCAAGCTGAAGGTTGAACTCGACGCCATCTACGAGGCAATCGCCCAGACAAAGCGCGAGATCGCGACGCTGCATCACACCACTGGTTCCAAGGGCGAGGAGATGACCCGGGTCACCAACGAGCTTGACGCCGTGGTGATCGGAACGGAAGGGGCGACCGAAACGATCCTGTCGTCTGCAGAGTTCATCGACGAGACCGCCAACACGCTGTCCGCGCGACTTGGCAAGGAAGACGCCGAACTTGCAAACGACATCCAGGACAAGGTCATCCAGATCTTCGAAGCCTGTAACTTCCAGGATCTGACCGGCCAGCGCATCACCAAGGTGGTATCGACGCTGCGGTTCGTCGAAGACCGCATCATGCAGATGATGGATATCTGGGGCGGCATCGAAACCTTCAAGGATATCGAAGTCGAACAGCGCGACCTGAAGGAAGGCGACGCTGCCCTTCTCAACGGTCCCGCACTGGAAAGCGACATCGATGTGGCGACCCAGGACGATATCGACGCCCTGTTCGCCTGA
- a CDS encoding DUF2927 domain-containing protein: protein MNFLRILLTCLLFLTASITLSSPSAANDSFSTEELLEGFEKTVFGLEYRSWSWRPYLVKKFTTPVLFYVHNLSARDRTQTVHRFIKEIDNRIGGLTTGVTNDPAKANFEIYVVDRAQYEPVVKKDIYKNEHARVPGRCLVRVVSGRKGIKRSAAVIVSDEGEFLFKRCLVEELLQGLGPMNDDEQLTHSVFNDSSRHSRFTVFDQIILNMLYDPRIKPGMSMQQTRPILPLVARDARRRVR from the coding sequence ATGAATTTCCTGCGCATCCTTTTGACCTGCCTGCTCTTTCTTACGGCCTCGATCACGCTGAGTTCCCCTTCGGCCGCAAACGATTCCTTTTCAACGGAAGAGCTGCTGGAAGGATTCGAGAAGACCGTATTCGGGCTTGAATACCGCAGCTGGAGCTGGCGTCCCTATCTGGTCAAGAAGTTCACCACCCCGGTCCTGTTCTACGTCCATAACCTGTCCGCGCGCGACAGGACACAGACGGTCCATCGCTTCATAAAGGAAATCGACAACCGCATTGGCGGATTGACGACCGGCGTCACGAACGATCCGGCCAAGGCGAATTTCGAGATCTATGTGGTCGACCGGGCTCAGTACGAACCGGTGGTGAAGAAGGACATTTACAAGAACGAACATGCCCGGGTTCCAGGCAGGTGCCTTGTTCGTGTCGTTTCCGGCCGCAAGGGCATCAAGCGCTCGGCAGCAGTCATCGTTTCCGACGAAGGCGAATTTCTTTTCAAGCGTTGTCTTGTCGAGGAACTTCTGCAGGGGCTGGGGCCGATGAACGACGACGAGCAGCTCACCCATTCGGTGTTTAACGATTCCTCGCGCCACAGCCGCTTTACGGTGTTCGACCAGATCATTTTGAACATGCTTTACGATCCGCGTATCAAACCAGGCATGTCGATGCAGCAGACCCGGCCGATCCTGCCGCTGGTGGCGCGCGATGCCAGAAGGCGCGTGCGTTAA
- a CDS encoding L,D-transpeptidase, producing the protein MSTAMLLLRNMFPKALAFAGVLVLSTGLSGTPATAGQVSPPPLVLSPNLTEPWMLQLQPQVQRRSTAQRYQFKQQRVQRPRVQQQQPQVRRANWWSPRQQPVRQQPQRQTRAPQSRQIAPQFLPTIVNYDGPHKAGTIVIDTNERFLYLVQSDGTARRYGVGVGKPGFEWAGTHKVTRKAEWPDWRPPAEMRKRRPDLPTFMAGGPENPLGARAMYLGSTLYRIHGSNQPWTIGHAVSSGCIRMRNEDVMDLYERVKVGTTVHVI; encoded by the coding sequence ATGAGTACTGCCATGTTGCTGCTGCGAAATATGTTTCCCAAGGCTCTCGCGTTTGCCGGTGTCCTGGTTCTTTCCACCGGCCTTTCCGGCACTCCGGCAACCGCGGGCCAGGTCTCGCCACCGCCGCTCGTGCTCAGCCCGAACCTGACAGAACCCTGGATGCTGCAACTGCAGCCCCAGGTCCAGCGGCGTTCGACGGCGCAGCGCTACCAGTTCAAGCAGCAACGTGTGCAACGGCCACGTGTCCAGCAGCAACAGCCGCAGGTGCGCCGCGCCAACTGGTGGTCTCCCCGCCAGCAGCCGGTCCGTCAGCAGCCGCAACGCCAGACACGAGCCCCGCAGTCGCGGCAGATTGCACCGCAGTTCCTGCCGACCATCGTGAACTATGACGGTCCGCACAAGGCCGGTACGATCGTGATCGATACCAACGAACGCTTCCTCTATCTGGTTCAGAGCGACGGCACCGCGCGGCGCTATGGTGTCGGCGTCGGCAAGCCCGGTTTCGAATGGGCCGGCACCCACAAGGTCACCCGCAAGGCCGAGTGGCCGGACTGGCGCCCGCCGGCGGAAATGCGCAAGCGTCGTCCCGACCTGCCGACCTTCATGGCCGGCGGACCGGAGAACCCGCTCGGCGCACGCGCCATGTATCTCGGGTCCACCCTTTACCGCATCCACGGCTCCAACCAGCCGTGGACCATCGGCCACGCGGTCTCCTCCGGCTGTATCCGCATGCGCAACGAAGACGTCATGGATCTCTACGAACGGGTCAAGGTCGGCACCACGGTGCACGTGATCTGA
- the clcA gene encoding H(+)/Cl(-) exchange transporter ClcA: MKAPHISFSVRSDAAYFLKATLVGILVGGLATGFHTGLDFLFSRYAALRLALGPGYMPYVVSMAISAACVTGAFLLIRRVAPEAAGSGIQEIEGAMEDKRPLHWPRVLFAKFFGGLLALGSGLVLGREGPTIHMGAMTAEALSRSQDLSPDDHKGLLAAGAAAGLAAAFNAPLAAILFIVEETRRQFPFGYRTYMAVIIASILSAAITEQLTHIGPPLQVDVGYVPVWSFALLAVLGVFLGALGVFFNRALITVMDLFLKIPSGLRWVPALVIGAVTGLLLNALPAATGGGEELVHNLILSNYGVITLLVLTLLRFGGVLFSYASGVPGGIFAPMLSIATCAGLAFGVASAEFLPVEDDFRSACAVAAMGGFFAASVRAPLVGVVLVMELTGAYSLIMPVLITCTTASLTAHHMGGRPIYEELLERTLRLAGQPVDGPPDGDKTPVQLGTRES, from the coding sequence ATGAAAGCCCCCCACATCTCCTTTTCGGTTCGATCGGATGCCGCCTATTTTCTCAAGGCGACGCTGGTCGGCATTCTGGTTGGCGGTCTGGCAACCGGATTTCACACCGGACTCGATTTCCTATTCTCCCGTTATGCGGCACTGCGACTGGCTCTTGGCCCGGGATACATGCCTTATGTCGTATCCATGGCCATTTCGGCAGCCTGCGTCACGGGAGCCTTTCTGCTCATCAGGCGGGTTGCCCCGGAAGCGGCAGGAAGCGGGATCCAGGAAATCGAAGGGGCCATGGAAGACAAGCGGCCGCTGCATTGGCCGCGCGTCCTGTTCGCCAAGTTTTTCGGCGGTCTGCTGGCGCTTGGGTCAGGGCTTGTGCTCGGCCGGGAAGGCCCCACCATCCACATGGGTGCGATGACCGCCGAGGCCCTGTCGCGGTCGCAGGACCTTTCGCCCGATGATCACAAGGGACTGCTGGCGGCCGGCGCAGCCGCGGGACTGGCCGCCGCTTTCAATGCCCCCCTGGCCGCGATCCTGTTCATTGTCGAGGAAACCCGCCGACAGTTTCCCTTCGGCTATCGCACCTACATGGCCGTCATCATCGCATCGATCCTGAGTGCGGCAATCACCGAACAACTGACCCATATCGGCCCGCCCCTGCAGGTGGATGTCGGCTATGTTCCGGTCTGGAGCTTCGCGCTGCTGGCGGTTCTGGGGGTTTTCCTCGGCGCGCTTGGCGTTTTCTTCAACCGGGCGCTGATCACGGTCATGGATCTCTTCCTGAAGATCCCTTCCGGCTTGCGCTGGGTCCCGGCGCTTGTCATCGGTGCGGTAACAGGCCTGTTGCTCAACGCCCTTCCCGCCGCGACCGGCGGCGGCGAAGAACTGGTCCACAACCTCATTTTGTCGAACTATGGCGTGATCACGTTACTAGTGCTGACGCTCCTGCGTTTCGGCGGGGTGCTGTTTTCCTACGCATCCGGTGTTCCCGGCGGCATCTTTGCGCCGATGCTGTCGATCGCGACCTGTGCCGGCCTCGCCTTCGGTGTCGCGTCGGCCGAATTCCTGCCGGTGGAAGACGATTTCCGCAGTGCCTGTGCCGTTGCCGCCATGGGCGGCTTCTTCGCAGCCTCTGTGCGCGCACCACTCGTCGGTGTTGTGCTGGTCATGGAACTGACCGGCGCCTATTCGCTGATCATGCCGGTATTGATCACCTGCACGACGGCATCATTGACGGCACACCACATGGGTGGTCGCCCCATCTACGAGGAATTGCTGGAACGCACGTTGCGGCTGGCCGGACAGCCTGTGGACGGCCCTCCGGACGGAGACAAGACACCGGTTCAGCTGGGCACACGGGAGAGCTGA
- the glcF gene encoding glycolate oxidase subunit GlcF: MQTNFTAEQLKDSHVAASEKILRKCVHCGFCTATCPTFTLLGDELDSPRGRIYLIKDMLENDRPADKTIVKHIDRCLSCLACMTTCPSGVHYMHLVDHARIHIEKTYKRPFADRLMRSVLAFVLPYPKRFRLALIGAYFGRPFAGLLKMMGGPLARMGAMLELAPAKAPGRGQLEGPGVFAAESPKRKGRVALLSGCAQPVLNPGINDATIRLLRRAGYEIVMPKGEVCCGALVHHMGKEEASLENARRNVDVWMKEAEGEGLDAVLITASGCGTTIKDYGFMLKDDPAYAEKAARVSALAKDVTEFLTGVDLGEPPMKPGLTVAYHSACSMQHGQKITRQPKDLLKAAGFAVKDVPEGHLCCGSAGTYNILQPEIARRLRDRKVANIEKTRPDVIATGNIGCMTQIGLGTEIPILHTAELLDWVYGGPQPDSLTPVLQQRQAAE; encoded by the coding sequence ATGCAGACAAATTTCACCGCAGAGCAGCTCAAGGACAGTCACGTTGCAGCGTCGGAGAAGATCCTGCGCAAATGCGTGCACTGCGGTTTCTGTACGGCCACGTGTCCGACCTTCACACTGCTTGGAGATGAGCTCGACAGCCCTCGAGGCCGGATTTACCTGATCAAGGACATGCTGGAAAACGACCGTCCAGCAGACAAAACCATCGTCAAGCATATCGACAGATGCCTGTCCTGCCTTGCCTGCATGACCACCTGTCCGTCCGGCGTGCACTACATGCATCTGGTCGATCACGCACGCATCCACATCGAGAAGACCTACAAGCGACCGTTTGCCGACCGCCTGATGCGCTCGGTCCTTGCGTTTGTCTTGCCCTATCCGAAACGGTTCCGGCTGGCGCTGATCGGCGCCTATTTCGGCCGGCCATTCGCCGGGCTGCTGAAGATGATGGGCGGCCCGCTTGCCCGGATGGGCGCCATGCTGGAACTGGCCCCGGCAAAGGCGCCGGGCCGCGGCCAGCTGGAGGGACCGGGGGTCTTTGCGGCCGAAAGCCCCAAACGCAAGGGGCGTGTTGCACTCCTCAGCGGCTGCGCCCAGCCTGTGCTCAATCCCGGCATCAACGACGCGACCATCCGGCTCTTGCGCAGGGCCGGGTACGAGATCGTGATGCCGAAGGGGGAAGTCTGCTGCGGTGCGCTTGTTCATCACATGGGCAAGGAAGAAGCGTCGCTGGAAAACGCCCGTCGCAACGTCGATGTGTGGATGAAGGAAGCCGAGGGCGAAGGGCTGGATGCCGTCCTGATCACGGCATCCGGCTGTGGCACCACAATCAAGGACTACGGCTTCATGCTGAAGGACGATCCGGCCTATGCCGAAAAGGCGGCCCGGGTGTCAGCTCTTGCGAAGGACGTGACCGAGTTCCTGACCGGTGTCGATCTCGGTGAACCGCCGATGAAGCCCGGCCTGACGGTTGCCTATCACTCCGCCTGTTCCATGCAGCACGGCCAGAAGATCACCCGGCAGCCGAAGGATCTCCTGAAAGCTGCAGGCTTTGCCGTCAAGGACGTTCCTGAAGGCCACCTTTGTTGCGGCTCTGCCGGCACCTACAACATTCTCCAGCCGGAGATCGCGCGCCGCCTGCGCGACCGCAAGGTTGCCAATATCGAAAAGACCCGGCCGGATGTGATCGCAACCGGCAACATCGGTTGCATGACGCAAATCGGTCTTGGCACGGAAATTCCGATCCTGCACACGGCGGAACTGCTCGACTGGGTCTATGGCGGCCCTCAGCCCGACAGCTTGACGCCGGTACTTCAGCAGCGTCAGGCAGCGGAATAG
- a CDS encoding DUF4870 family protein, translating to MDQQSDVSGYMEPGGKNATLIYILYLANIIVPFTAIVGVIFAYLNRGKGSAWVDSHYTYQIRTFWIGLLFGIVSGLLTLILIGFLMLIAVLIWMIVRCIKGLQLAGRNEPVPNPETWMF from the coding sequence ATGGATCAACAGTCCGACGTTTCAGGCTACATGGAGCCAGGCGGCAAGAACGCCACGCTCATCTATATTCTTTATCTGGCAAATATCATCGTGCCGTTCACCGCCATTGTCGGTGTCATCTTTGCCTATCTCAATCGGGGCAAGGGCTCGGCCTGGGTTGATAGTCACTACACCTATCAGATCCGCACTTTCTGGATCGGGCTGCTGTTCGGCATCGTCAGTGGTCTTTTGACCCTGATCCTGATCGGCTTCCTGATGCTGATTGCCGTACTGATCTGGATGATCGTCCGCTGCATCAAGGGGCTTCAGCTTGCAGGCCGTAACGAGCCTGTGCCCAACCCGGAAACCTGGATGTTCTGA
- the glcE gene encoding glycolate oxidase subunit GlcE, with the protein MKPRNTGDVEKVVAWAAAEDQPLEIIGQGSKRTLGRPVQAAHVLDLSGLTGVESYEPAELVLTVKAGTPIAEVEKLVDDNGQELSFEPMDFGPLLGVTPAQGTIGGVLAANLSGPRRIKAGAARDHVLGMEAVSGRGEIFNSGGKVVKNVTGYDLPRALCGAYGTLAVATTVTLKVNPKPETSATFVLSGLDDDDGIKALCKAMGSSAEVSGAAHLPAGVNGGSSSTVLRLEGFSTSVDYRFKTLQALLGTYGTPSRLEASETGALWQTIRDVKPYAGGETPVWRLSVAPTAGPQLVANLGEAFELQAYYDWSGGLVWLSCLDGSLHEAEIRAAIDAVGGGHATLVRADASQRSNVPVFHPQPAPLAALSRRLKEQFDPKGILNPGKMVSGV; encoded by the coding sequence ATGAAACCGCGAAACACCGGCGACGTGGAAAAGGTGGTGGCCTGGGCTGCTGCCGAAGACCAGCCGCTGGAAATCATCGGTCAGGGCTCGAAACGAACGCTCGGACGCCCTGTGCAGGCCGCTCATGTGCTGGACCTGTCGGGTTTGACCGGGGTCGAGAGCTATGAACCTGCGGAACTGGTGCTGACGGTCAAGGCGGGTACGCCAATTGCCGAAGTGGAAAAGCTGGTCGACGACAACGGTCAGGAGCTTTCGTTCGAGCCGATGGACTTCGGCCCGCTCCTGGGCGTTACACCGGCACAGGGGACAATCGGCGGCGTGCTTGCAGCCAACCTTTCCGGCCCCCGCCGGATCAAGGCCGGGGCTGCTCGCGATCATGTGCTTGGCATGGAGGCGGTGTCCGGGCGCGGCGAGATCTTCAATTCCGGCGGCAAGGTGGTCAAGAACGTCACCGGATATGACCTGCCGCGGGCTCTGTGCGGCGCATATGGCACGCTTGCCGTTGCAACGACCGTGACGCTGAAGGTCAATCCCAAGCCGGAGACCTCTGCAACATTCGTGCTTTCCGGGCTCGATGACGACGATGGCATCAAGGCATTGTGCAAGGCCATGGGATCGTCGGCGGAAGTGTCTGGCGCGGCCCATTTGCCTGCGGGGGTGAACGGCGGCAGCAGCTCAACCGTATTGCGCCTGGAAGGATTCTCGACCTCGGTGGATTACCGCTTCAAGACCCTGCAGGCCTTGCTTGGCACCTATGGCACGCCGTCGCGACTGGAGGCATCGGAAACAGGTGCTCTCTGGCAGACGATCCGGGATGTCAAACCCTACGCGGGTGGTGAAACCCCGGTCTGGCGGCTTTCCGTTGCCCCGACCGCAGGGCCGCAACTGGTTGCCAACCTGGGGGAGGCGTTCGAGCTTCAGGCCTATTACGACTGGAGTGGCGGCCTTGTCTGGCTCTCGTGTCTGGATGGCAGCCTGCATGAGGCGGAAATCAGGGCTGCGATCGATGCCGTCGGCGGCGGTCACGCAACACTTGTGCGGGCCGATGCGTCCCAGCGGTCCAATGTGCCGGTGTTTCACCCGCAGCCTGCTCCGCTCGCGGCACTGTCTCGCCGCCTGAAGGAACAGTTCGACCCGAAAGGCATTCTAAATCCTGGAAAAATGGTCAGTGGTGTGTAG
- a CDS encoding FAD-linked oxidase C-terminal domain-containing protein → MPAPDQAVLARRQEILSALQAIVPGEGVIHDEREMRAYETDALTAYRQLPLIVVLPETVEQVSKVLKYCHDNDVKVVPRGAGTSLSGGALPLEDGVLLSMMKFNRVLDIDYDNRAVVVQPGVTNLGITRAVEHEGFYYAPDPSSQIACSIGGNIAENSGGVHCLKYGLTTNNVLGLEMVLVTGEVIRLGGKHLDSEGYDLLALMTGSEGLLGVVTEVTVRILQKPETARALLIGFPTSEDGGRCVADIIAAGIIPGGMEMMDKPAIHAAEDFVNAGYPRDVEALLIVELDGPEREVDYLIGRVEEIARANQASHVRISESEEERMTFWAGRKAAFPAVGRISPDYLCMDGTIPRRELPKVLARMRELAEKHGLGVANVFHAGDGNLHPLILYDANKPGELDAAEAFGADILRLCVEVGGVLTGEHGVGIEKRDLMTDMFSEADLKQQQRVKCAFDQKHLLNPGKVFPVLHRCAELGKMHVHKGQLPFPDIPRF, encoded by the coding sequence ATGCCCGCGCCAGATCAGGCCGTATTGGCCCGCCGCCAGGAAATCCTGAGCGCGCTTCAGGCGATTGTGCCCGGAGAAGGGGTAATCCATGACGAACGCGAGATGCGCGCCTATGAGACCGATGCGCTGACGGCTTATCGCCAGTTGCCACTGATCGTCGTCCTGCCGGAGACGGTCGAGCAGGTATCGAAGGTTCTGAAATACTGTCATGACAATGACGTGAAAGTCGTGCCACGCGGGGCGGGCACCTCGCTTTCCGGCGGCGCGCTGCCTCTGGAAGATGGCGTTCTGCTGTCGATGATGAAGTTCAACCGCGTGCTCGATATCGACTATGACAACCGGGCCGTGGTCGTTCAGCCGGGTGTCACCAATCTGGGCATTACACGTGCGGTCGAGCACGAGGGCTTCTACTACGCGCCGGATCCCTCGTCGCAAATCGCCTGTTCCATCGGTGGCAACATCGCGGAGAACTCCGGTGGTGTGCACTGCCTGAAATACGGCCTGACCACCAACAACGTTCTCGGCCTTGAAATGGTGCTTGTCACCGGCGAGGTCATTCGCCTCGGCGGCAAGCATCTGGACAGCGAGGGATATGACCTGCTGGCGCTGATGACCGGTTCGGAAGGCCTGCTCGGCGTCGTCACCGAAGTCACCGTGCGGATCCTGCAAAAGCCTGAAACGGCGCGGGCGCTCCTGATCGGCTTTCCGACCAGCGAGGACGGGGGGCGCTGTGTGGCCGATATTATCGCCGCCGGCATCATTCCAGGCGGAATGGAGATGATGGACAAGCCCGCCATCCACGCCGCGGAGGATTTCGTCAACGCAGGTTATCCGCGTGATGTCGAGGCCTTGCTGATCGTGGAACTGGATGGGCCGGAGCGCGAGGTCGATTACCTGATCGGCCGTGTCGAGGAAATCGCCAGGGCCAACCAGGCCAGCCACGTGCGCATTTCAGAAAGCGAGGAAGAGCGCATGACCTTCTGGGCCGGCCGCAAGGCCGCGTTCCCGGCGGTGGGCCGCATTTCCCCGGATTACCTGTGCATGGACGGTACCATCCCGCGCCGCGAACTGCCGAAGGTGCTGGCCCGCATGCGGGAGCTGGCCGAAAAACACGGGTTGGGCGTTGCCAATGTCTTTCACGCCGGTGATGGCAACCTGCACCCGCTCATCCTTTACGACGCCAACAAGCCGGGTGAACTCGATGCGGCGGAAGCCTTTGGAGCCGATATTCTTCGACTTTGCGTTGAGGTTGGCGGCGTTCTGACCGGCGAGCACGGTGTCGGCATCGAAAAACGCGATCTGATGACAGACATGTTCTCCGAAGCGGACCTGAAGCAGCAGCAACGGGTCAAATGCGCTTTCGACCAGAAGCATCTTCTCAATCCGGGCAAGGTTTTTCCGGTGCTGCACCGCTGCGCCGAGCTTGGCAAGATGCATGTACACAAGGGCCAGTTGCCCTTTCCAGATATTCCGCGGTTCTGA
- a CDS encoding LysR family transcriptional regulator has protein sequence MSNLTDMEIFARVVSAGSMSAAGREMSLSPAVVSKRIRRLEEKLGTRLLQRTTRQIAMTEAGQGFYERVVAILASVEEAESFVSRGSAKARGNLKVAVPTSFGRLHIAPHLGKFLAENTDLSVNLDLSDDFVDIVGDGYDLAIRIAELSDSSLVARRLAPVHRVLCASPTYLEKYGTPQSIEDLVANHVTIAATNQDPWRLAGPDGIETVRTQAPVKTNSNEVVRECLLAGVGVALRSTWDVGPELREGKLQILLPEYRASKDVGLYAVYPSRQFLPAKVRVFIDFLAGLYGSSPYWDHGLEDWLRLPSNARAG, from the coding sequence ATGAGCAATCTGACCGACATGGAGATTTTCGCAAGGGTGGTAAGCGCCGGCAGCATGTCGGCAGCCGGCCGCGAAATGAGCCTGTCGCCCGCAGTCGTCTCCAAACGCATCCGGCGTCTGGAAGAAAAACTCGGTACCAGACTGCTGCAACGGACCACTCGCCAGATCGCCATGACGGAGGCCGGACAGGGCTTTTACGAGCGCGTTGTGGCCATTCTTGCCTCCGTTGAAGAAGCCGAATCATTTGTCTCGCGCGGCTCGGCCAAGGCACGCGGCAACCTGAAGGTGGCCGTTCCGACGTCCTTCGGCCGGCTTCACATTGCTCCGCACCTTGGCAAGTTCCTGGCTGAAAACACCGATCTTTCGGTCAATCTCGATCTGTCCGACGATTTTGTCGACATCGTCGGTGACGGCTATGACCTTGCCATCCGCATTGCGGAGCTCTCCGATTCCAGCCTCGTCGCGCGGCGCCTGGCACCGGTCCACCGCGTCCTGTGCGCAAGCCCGACCTATCTCGAAAAATACGGCACTCCGCAAAGCATCGAGGATCTTGTCGCAAACCATGTGACCATTGCCGCAACCAACCAGGACCCTTGGCGGCTCGCCGGTCCGGACGGGATCGAGACCGTCCGCACGCAGGCGCCGGTCAAGACCAACTCCAACGAGGTCGTGCGCGAATGCCTGTTGGCCGGCGTCGGCGTTGCGCTTCGATCGACCTGGGACGTAGGTCCGGAGTTGCGTGAAGGCAAACTGCAAATTCTCCTGCCCGAGTACCGGGCCTCGAAGGATGTCGGACTTTATGCCGTTTACCCCAGCCGCCAGTTTCTGCCGGCCAAGGTGCGTGTCTTTATCGACTTCCTTGCCGGGCTCTATGGCTCATCCCCCTATTGGGACCATGGGCTTGAGGACTGGTTACGCCTGCCGAGCAACGCCCGCGCAGGCTGA